One Leptospira wolbachii serovar Codice str. CDC genomic region harbors:
- a CDS encoding lysophospholipid acyltransferase family protein, which yields MDSNQNASDILESLFVIPREVPKTILRNLLELIYDVRVVGSENIPESGGALIISNHTDYLDIAVQGAFADRKIVYLGKYELFHPQEEIMAIINHKNSPFQYPPLSLTKPVIEVLLNSLGGVVKKNLINWGSMPIIRNAAKESEMDKRAVMDYYEKLETYMVDLMKEGELLSIYPEGSRSETGEIQSFRAMAAKLAIRAGVPIIPSGIVGATNMSKPKAFLTGDAFKTKIRYLIGKPILPSEFPTGPEKKAAKELTEILENRVRELMKKAESIL from the coding sequence ATGGATTCAAACCAAAACGCCTCTGATATACTAGAAAGTCTCTTTGTGATCCCCCGGGAAGTTCCCAAAACCATCCTCCGTAACCTCCTTGAGCTCATTTATGATGTCAGAGTCGTTGGATCCGAAAATATTCCCGAATCTGGTGGGGCCCTCATTATCTCCAATCATACAGATTATTTGGACATTGCTGTTCAGGGGGCCTTTGCCGATCGTAAAATCGTCTATTTAGGCAAATATGAACTCTTCCATCCGCAAGAGGAGATCATGGCCATCATCAATCACAAAAACTCCCCCTTCCAATACCCGCCACTCAGTCTGACAAAACCGGTCATTGAAGTTTTGTTAAATTCTCTCGGGGGAGTGGTGAAAAAGAACCTAATCAATTGGGGGAGTATGCCCATCATCCGCAATGCTGCCAAAGAGTCTGAAATGGACAAACGGGCGGTTATGGACTATTACGAAAAATTAGAAACCTATATGGTCGACCTAATGAAAGAAGGGGAACTCCTTTCCATCTATCCCGAAGGTTCACGTTCGGAGACGGGGGAAATTCAATCCTTTCGGGCGATGGCGGCAAAACTTGCCATTCGGGCCGGGGTTCCCATCATTCCATCCGGAATTGTGGGGGCGACCAATATGTCCAAACCCAAGGCCTTCTTGACAGGGGATGCGTTCAAAACAAAAATTCGTTATCTGATTGGAAAACCCATCCTCCCTTCTGAGTTTCCGACAGGCCCCGAGAAAAAAGCGGCCAAAGAGCTGACAGAAATTCTGGAAAATCGTGTGCGGGAACTGATGAAAAAGGCGGAATCAATACTTTAG
- a CDS encoding methylmalonyl-CoA mutase family protein, giving the protein MTTEILTYTPQNKIRFVTAASLFDGHDASINIMRRILQQSGVEVIHLGHNRSVQEIVQCAIQEDVQGIAITSYQGGHVEYFQYMIDLLQKEGAGHIRVFGGGGGTILPSEIEVLHKYGVAHIYSPDEGRTLGLQGMINDVVKKSDFPTPLSFNGDLASQIQKKNYLALGQAITQMEFSLLQEKTNYSINLEFPPPKKNIPVLGITGTGGAGKSSLTDELVRRYLHDFPNQTIAILSVDPSKRKTGGALLGDRIRMNSIFNEKVYMRSFATREANIALNRSVKGAIQILKSAGYDLIIVETAGIGQSDSEITEVADVSLYVMTPEYGAATQLEKIDMIDYADVISINKFDKRGALDALRDVKKQYQRSRNLFNDPIDVMPVFGTIASQFQDAGTDELYAHLIGVVIEKCQLNWKSKYLKNQMGREASVVLPPDRVRYLTEIKEEIDRNAEWIQKEAETARSAYQLKGAIAVLSKKGKSTTDLESEYQLLWDALSPDSRNILDTWLEKLESFRKEQYSYFVRGKEIKVDNYTVSLSHLKIPKIATPRFVDWGDILHWSYQENFPGFFPYTAGVYPYKRSGEDPTRMFAGEGGPERTNLRFHYLSSGMPAKRLSTAFDSVTLYGEDPDVRPDIYGKIGNSGVNVATLDDAKKLYSGFDLCDPSTSVSMTINGPAPMVLAFFLNSAIDQACEKYIRAEGKTEEIQSKIKKIYESKGQPVPNFGGTLPETNDGLGLMLLGVTGDEVLPVDVYAKLKKDALSQVRGTVQADILKEDQAQNTCIFSTEFALKMMGDIQQHFIQNAVRNFYSVSISGYHIAEAGANPISQVAFTLANGFTYVEYYLSRGMDINEFAPNLSFFFSNGIDPEYSVIGRVARRIWAKAMKFKYRANERSQMLKYHIQTSGRSLHSQEIDFNDIRTTLQALYAIYDNCNSLHTNAYDEAITTPTEESVRRAVAIQLIINRELGLAKNENPLQGAFIIEELTNLVEEAILTEFNRLTERGGVLGAMERMYQRNKIQEESLHYETLKHTGEYPIIGVNTFLNSNGSPTVIPGEVIRSTDEEKQQQIGNLKAFQKRNGAKTTEAITKLKQVARAKENIFHELLETVKVASLGQISHALYEVGGQYRRNM; this is encoded by the coding sequence ATGACGACCGAAATCCTTACATATACCCCCCAAAACAAAATTCGCTTTGTGACGGCGGCCTCTCTCTTTGATGGCCACGATGCCTCGATCAATATCATGAGGAGGATTTTGCAACAAAGTGGGGTGGAAGTAATCCACTTGGGACACAATCGCAGTGTCCAAGAGATCGTCCAATGTGCCATCCAGGAAGATGTCCAAGGAATAGCGATCACGAGTTACCAAGGTGGGCATGTGGAATACTTCCAATATATGATTGACCTTTTACAAAAGGAAGGGGCAGGTCATATACGCGTGTTTGGTGGTGGTGGTGGAACCATCCTTCCTTCGGAAATTGAAGTCCTTCATAAATACGGTGTGGCTCATATCTATTCTCCTGATGAGGGAAGAACTCTCGGTCTGCAAGGTATGATCAACGATGTGGTCAAAAAATCAGATTTCCCTACTCCATTGTCATTTAACGGTGATTTGGCGTCACAAATCCAAAAGAAAAATTATTTAGCACTGGGACAAGCCATCACACAGATGGAATTTTCTCTTTTACAAGAAAAAACCAATTACTCCATCAATTTAGAATTTCCTCCTCCTAAAAAAAACATTCCGGTTCTTGGAATCACGGGAACTGGTGGTGCTGGTAAGTCTTCTCTTACAGATGAACTTGTTCGTCGCTACTTACATGATTTTCCAAACCAAACTATTGCCATTCTATCGGTAGATCCATCCAAAAGAAAAACAGGTGGGGCATTACTTGGTGACCGGATTCGAATGAATTCGATTTTTAATGAAAAAGTTTATATGAGATCCTTTGCGACTAGAGAAGCAAACATTGCCCTCAATCGGAGTGTCAAAGGTGCCATTCAAATTTTAAAATCGGCAGGATATGACCTCATCATTGTAGAAACTGCCGGCATTGGACAAAGTGATTCGGAAATTACCGAAGTCGCCGATGTTTCGTTATACGTCATGACACCAGAATATGGTGCGGCCACGCAGTTAGAAAAAATTGATATGATCGATTATGCGGATGTAATATCCATCAACAAATTTGATAAACGGGGAGCCCTCGATGCTCTCCGCGATGTGAAAAAACAATACCAACGTTCCAGGAATTTATTTAACGATCCGATTGATGTGATGCCTGTATTTGGAACCATTGCCTCACAGTTCCAGGACGCAGGAACCGATGAACTCTACGCTCATTTGATTGGGGTTGTGATTGAAAAATGCCAATTGAATTGGAAATCAAAGTACTTAAAAAACCAAATGGGAAGAGAGGCATCCGTTGTCCTTCCTCCCGATCGCGTTCGGTATTTGACCGAAATCAAAGAAGAAATTGATCGAAACGCAGAATGGATTCAGAAAGAAGCTGAGACCGCAAGATCCGCCTATCAACTGAAAGGTGCCATTGCGGTTCTTTCTAAAAAAGGAAAATCAACAACGGACTTGGAATCCGAATACCAGTTGTTATGGGACGCTTTATCCCCCGATTCGCGAAACATTCTCGATACATGGTTAGAAAAATTAGAATCCTTCCGTAAGGAGCAGTATTCCTACTTTGTTCGTGGCAAAGAAATCAAAGTAGATAATTATACTGTATCTCTCAGCCATTTGAAAATTCCCAAAATTGCCACTCCTCGTTTTGTGGATTGGGGTGATATTTTGCATTGGTCCTACCAAGAAAACTTTCCCGGATTTTTTCCATATACAGCGGGAGTGTATCCTTACAAACGAAGTGGAGAAGATCCCACTCGTATGTTTGCCGGGGAAGGTGGTCCGGAAAGAACGAACCTTCGTTTTCATTATTTGAGTTCGGGAATGCCTGCCAAACGTTTGTCTACAGCCTTCGACTCAGTCACGTTATACGGGGAAGATCCGGATGTTCGTCCCGATATTTATGGAAAGATTGGAAACTCTGGTGTGAACGTTGCCACACTCGATGATGCTAAAAAACTTTATTCCGGGTTTGATTTGTGTGATCCTTCCACTTCTGTATCGATGACAATCAATGGACCAGCCCCCATGGTTCTTGCTTTCTTTTTGAATTCGGCCATTGATCAAGCTTGTGAAAAATACATTCGTGCAGAAGGCAAAACAGAAGAGATTCAATCCAAAATCAAAAAGATTTATGAATCCAAAGGACAACCGGTTCCGAATTTCGGAGGAACTTTACCAGAGACTAACGATGGTTTGGGGCTGATGCTTCTCGGAGTCACTGGAGACGAAGTTTTGCCAGTGGATGTGTATGCGAAACTAAAAAAAGATGCGCTTTCGCAAGTTCGAGGAACGGTGCAAGCAGACATACTCAAAGAAGACCAAGCCCAAAATACTTGTATTTTCTCCACAGAATTTGCCTTAAAGATGATGGGGGACATCCAACAACACTTCATACAAAATGCAGTTCGAAATTTTTATTCGGTTTCGATTAGTGGTTACCATATTGCCGAAGCGGGCGCCAATCCCATTTCCCAAGTGGCTTTTACTTTGGCCAATGGATTTACTTATGTGGAGTACTACTTAAGTCGAGGAATGGATATCAATGAGTTTGCTCCGAATCTTTCCTTCTTTTTTTCCAATGGAATTGATCCAGAGTATTCTGTGATTGGTCGAGTGGCACGTAGGATTTGGGCCAAAGCTATGAAGTTCAAATACCGTGCCAATGAACGTTCCCAAATGTTAAAATACCATATCCAAACATCAGGTCGTTCTCTTCACTCTCAAGAAATTGATTTTAATGATATTAGAACCACATTACAAGCGTTATATGCAATTTATGACAATTGTAATTCCCTTCACACCAATGCCTATGATGAAGCCATTACGACTCCTACAGAAGAATCGGTTCGTCGGGCTGTGGCAATCCAGCTTATCATCAATCGGGAGTTAGGTCTTGCTAAAAATGAAAATCCATTGCAAGGTGCTTTTATCATCGAAGAACTTACAAACCTTGTAGAAGAGGCCATCTTAACAGAGTTCAATCGATTGACCGAACGGGGTGGAGTGCTCGGTGCGATGGAACGAATGTACCAAAGAAATAAAATTCAAGAAGAATCCCTTCATTATGAAACTTTAAAACATACCGGTGAATATCCTATCATCGGTGTGAATACTTTTCTCAACAGCAATGGATCTCCGACTGTTATCCCAGGTGAGGTCATTCGTTCAACAGATGAGGAAAAACAACAACAAATTGGAAATTTAAAGGCGTTTCAAAAACGAAATGGAGCCAAAACCACTGAGGCCATTACAAAATTAAAACAAGTAGCTCGTGCGAAAGAAAATATCTTTCACGAGTTACTGGAAACAGTGAAAGTGGCGTCCTTAGGGCAAATCTCTCATGCTTTGTATGAAGTAGGGGGTCAGTACCGCCGTAACATGTAA